The following DNA comes from Lynx canadensis isolate LIC74 chromosome C2, mLynCan4.pri.v2, whole genome shotgun sequence.
TCATCGATAgacttcccccagccccaccacagGTTAGAGCCCCTTAGTAACACGTTGGCCAGATTCCAGACTATTTCTGTCATTCTACATTTCATTGAAGAGGTCCTGTTTCGGTATTCAAAAGCTAGGGTCGCTAACATTAAAAGTTCAATGTCAAGCGTAACTCACAACGTGTTTTTAGTACCTTGCTGAACCAACCTGGGACTCTGGGAAGTGAGGCCTTGCTTTTCACataccctctcccttccctctctctctctttcaactcTTTCTCTCTATTCAGGATCTGTTTAgagcccagtggttctcaaccgtGAATGCACATTGGAATCACGTGGAAGTTTTCAAAGCACCAGTACCTGGGTCCGTTCCAAGAGATCCTGATTTAATTGCTCCGGGGAGAGGCCTGAAcacaaggatttttaaaagccccTCAGGTGATTCTAGTATGAGAACTATTACTATGGCCTTTACGGACATTCCCTGCAGAGGGAGCAGAGAGTGGGGAGCTTCTGTTTAAGGGACTAGTCTCAGGAGGGAACCTCGGCTAAGTCCCTCTGGTCCTTTCTGATGTTGGTCAGCTGCTGGTAAGAAGAGTGCATACAGCTACATTGTTTCTCTGGAGGGATGGGGGTGCGATATCAGCTTAAGGCCATTCTGAGTCCCTCCCAGGTATAGCCCACCCAACCCCTTCTCAGAGATGGGCATCCAATTGCTTGACTACTACCCTCACGACCATTCTCTTCCACATGAACCAGTTCTCTTTAGCACGCTTAGGGGGCCACTGAGAACCGTGAATGACAAGTTAGGGCGTCCCCAACTTCTTCTCAGACACACCGGTGGTAATAATAACAAGACCACGTAACATCATGCATTTAGTACCTGAATCTGTGCCAAGACTTGTCGTGGTtcctttctgtgtgttttctatttAAGTATCACACGATCCAGCCAAAAGGGATGAATCCCCATTTcgtaaatgagaaaattaagaatcAGAGAGGTTTTATAGCTTACCCAGCATCACACACTAAGAGTAACAGGGCAGGTTTGAACTTCAGATCTGACTCCAAAGTAACAGCTGTTTAATCCTTCCATCTTAttcagaattcagttccttttaTGGTATCAGGAGTTTAACGTGTTACCTCCCTTAAATAATGCAGCTGCATTCTACTGAGGACCTTGGGGACATAATCCGAACAGGGGAGCGATGGGGAGATTTCTGGCGGCGATcggcaggcagaggaaggaaaccTGCTTTACTTCCAATCCCACCCACACACCAAGGTAAACAGTGCCTATGCACCAAAACACACTCTGCCTCCATTACTACTAGAAAAATCCAGATTTTGTGCAGATCACAAGTCCACCCACCCACCAGTGGCGTGTCTCGACTTTCTGTCCCCAGGACCCACTAATCATTTACAGCCTGTTGGCAGGTATTTTAACCAGGGGTCAAGGTGACTCTCCCCGgttacacaacagaaatacataaacacttTGTTTAATcaattgtgtgtgcatgtgtgtgtatcttcaGAAAGTCTGTATAAAATTCTCTGCTGGGACATACTGTAGCAAGGGATGGTttccacattttaacaagatgaGAGCCTTCACCGCAACCCTGCTTCTCATCCCCTTCTTCACGCTGCAGAATTCCTGCGCTCTGCGTCCCACAGACTGCGATGCTACTGAGCCCTTGGCCAGGAAAGTGCTAGACCTGATCAATAAAGGACGATGGAAAGGCTACCTTTTCCAGTTGCTGCGGGTCGCTGATGCCCATTTGGACAAAGTGGTGAGGAACTGCCTGTGGTAGAGCTGAGTTGGGAGACCAGGCCCCAGGGGCAAATGTGCTGTCGGGCCCCACGCTTACTGCCTTGCACAATGAAATGGCTCTGGGTAGGGTTTCTGGTTTCGTTTCTGCTGCTCCTCTACactgttggggtttttttggggggagggggtgccttcAAACTAACATTTGCTATTAATATCTCCTTAATTATGAATCAGTCTGTAGGTACTTATAAGCATGTATGCTGAGCCAACTCAAACAGTAAGTACCAGGAGAGAAGAATTAGAATAAGGTGTCGGCAGGACCCTCAAGGAAATAATCATCAGCTCACGTACACACACAGGCAAACTGCGTTAAGACGGGACACATTCTAGCAATCAAGTGGTATAGACGCAGAAGTAACCTAATGGAAGGAGAGCTTTTAAAATTGGTTGGGAGAAGGATGTAGACAGGGAATGAGGAAGGAGAGTGTCAGGGAATAATTGAATGCAGCGGGAATGGAGTGTTCTGGAAGTTTTTTGTGGGCTTTGGAGCAGTTAGCAGGTCGGAAGACTGACTGTAGGCTTATCGTGAAGCAAAGAGAGCCTACTGTTTTCACTTAATAAAAAGATTATATGCTTGGAGTGGATCTGAGGCCTTGAAAGAGATTAACGGAAGGAgggctctctccccaccccaccccaccgccaAAAAACCTACCCTTTGGTGAAACCACTGAAATCTAGGAGGACAGACTATGGGACcccacagaagcagagaaattTCCACTTGTTGCTGGTATGAGAGGCACCACAGGTTGCAGAGAACAAGAGGAGTTTCAGGAATTTAGGGTCCAACCGGCAATTTAGTGACCGTGAGTCCCATTCCAGGCTCTCTGTGACACATGCAGGCACAGGACAAATTGGCACAGTGCTGCCTCTGAGTGACGGCAGgagggtgtgtgggtgggtgagGAAGGGGGGGGCAGTGTGCCTAGGGAGATGGACACAGGAGACATGAACTAGGAAGCCATTTGTGCTCAGGAAAGAGGCAATGAGGACCAGCCCCAGGCAATGGAAATCAGAGCAGGGAGAATGAAGGAAAGACATGAGACATTTCAAAGAAAGGCCGTTGAACACCTGGCTCCTGGAAagtaaaagcaaaggaaagaaatcaaggtCACCCTCACATTTCTAAGCCAGAGACTACGGCCATAAGTCATTAATGACGCCTCGGACAACAGGCAGGggaagttgagagagagagacagcttgtaGGAGAAGACAGTGCGTTTAAGCTTTGGGCAGGTTGAAATCAAGGCAAAACAATCCAAGTTCAGGAATAGAGCTGGGCAAGAGGACACAACTGCACATACAGATCGGAGGCTGTCATCACTTATAATTCTGGGCCTGCACCTTCAACACCTCCACCCAAACCCACACTGCTGCTCAGTGGTTGCTTTTTAAAGCTCGTGGGCAGAAGCAACATCATGACCAGTGAAAAAGAACATTTGGAAGTAACTCTTTGAAgctatttattcaaaagaagtaGATCAAATGACACAAAGGTAGGACATCTGTGATGATTTGGAGAGAAGCAGGAATTCTCGTTAAGAAATAAAGAGATTgcgggtcacctgggtggctcagtcggttgagtgtccgacttcagctcaggtcatgatctcgcggttcgtgagttcgagccccgcgtcgggctctgtgctgacagctcagagcctggaacctgcttcggattctgtgtctccctctctctctgccccttccccgctcatgctctctctctgtctctcaaagatgaataaatgttaaaaaataaaaagaaataaagagattgCTTTTATTGAAAAAGCACTAGGCTCCCACATGCTACTCACATGTTGTTCTTCTGGTATTCCTCAGGAATCTGCAGCTGTCTATTATTTAGTCTTAGATGTGAAAGAATCAGACTGCCCAGTCCTATCCAGGAAACACTGGGATGACTGTGACCCAGCTCTTTCTAAGCGTGTATCTGAGATTGTAAGTAAACAGGGTACTTTGAACTTGTATCATTCTAAACTTCTGTCTATTCTGTTTACTCAGGGCAGCAGCATGCCTGTGCTAACAGAGCGAACAAGGAAGGGCAGATCCTGCCTCTTGACTCGTGAAGACTATGTTGACCTTGAGTAAAGTCTCTTGAGAGTCATTCCTGGGATTCCCAGTTCAGGCTGAGTCACTGGGGATTGTGGTCCCTTGGGATAACATGCccagctgtgagaccttgggaAAATCACCTCAAGTGTCTAGACTTTTGCctcctcagctgtaaaataacAGGAGGGGTTTGGGGTACCTGGACTTTAAGGGTTCAGGCCCTGAGAGTCCGTGTGTCTGAGAACATACGAACCTGTGACTGTGCCCTATGAAGACTGGCCTCGTTGGCAGGAATAGCCGAGGGGATTAAGAGTAGTTGCCTTGAGGAACAGGGTCTCGTTCTCCATATTGCACGTGGGTACTCAGATGCCAGGTTCTCCGCCACAGGAAGAGAGCAAGAAGATGAATAAGCACGTATATCAAATTTCAGTTCTAGAAAATAAGACGTTTACCTACCGAGGAGTTTTAGCACTGTTTTCCCTTGAAAATGTTTGGGATATGGCCATGATCTGTTTAAACAGTTTCTCCCTGGCTCTCGTGAGGGTTTTGGATGTATATAGCACCCAGCCCACAGAAACAGACTAAGAAAATACAGGTTTTGAGAGAGGACTTGGTGAGAGAAAACCAAGGTGGATTCTCAGTGGATAGTAGGAGTATGTGACATCACTTTTTGTCCCCTCACATTCAACGCGACAAAGGCAGTGTGCGATGACATAATTCCCTCTTTCTTACAGGTGATCGGACAGTGTAAGGTAATAGCTACATATTTGAATGAATCTCAGGATCTTAGACTGAATGATTTTAACTGCACCACAAGTTCTGGTATGGTCATATGTTCAAATGCTAATTAATTCTAAATTAATATAGAATTCAATCATACTGTGGTATTCACCATATAATACTAAGATGCACATATCAGGAATGGCCCCTGCCCTCAGAAAAtcaattattggggcgcctgggtggcgcagtcggttaagcgtccgacttcagccaggtcacgatctcgcggtccgtgagttcgagccccgcgtcgggctctgggctgatgatggcccagagcctggagcctgcttccgattctgtgtctccctctctctttgcccctcccccgttcatgctctgtctctctctgtcccaaaaataaataaacgttgaaaaaaaaatttaaaaaaagaaaatcaattattaTTTGCTCTCTGTGAAGGAAAAGCAGAGggttttcttctgttgttggTATACCTTCCTTTAAAGAAATTCAATAGATAAGATTTTCAACATgattcaatatacaaaaattcaaCAGTCAAGCAACCCCTTTAAGAGGTCACCTTGAAGAAAGGGTGATCTGTATCTTCTCTCTCTGGGCAAAAACTATGTTAATGATGCCTCTCCCTCCTGGGCGAGACAGGAGGAGTTTAGTGAAATATGAACACTTTGTGTGTGATGGGAGAGGTGTCTGAATGGAGTCACAACAGAGACATAAGCATCAGAAGGATCTGGTTTTAAGTTCAGTCCTGCTGTTGATGGGCTGATTtgatcttgagcaaattactttGCTTCTCCAACCCTCAATgtacccatctgtaaaatggaagctATTGTTTTTCTTGCCAATGTGCTTATACATATGAAGTCCCAGTATTGACATTGCTATTTCCAACCCTCTGGTAATGGAAGGTTGCCATCTTCTTTCTCCAGTCTCTTCGGCACTGGCCAATACCAAAGACAGCCCTGTACTCTTTGACTTCTTTGAGGACACTCAGCCTTATAGAGACCAAGCCAACAAAGCCTTGGAGAAGTACAAAAGAGAGAATGGagattttgcctttttcagagtGGACCGAGTGGAGAGAGTTGCCAGAGCGGTGAGTGTCCCCTCACGTCAGCTAGCGTCTGAGGGCCCAGCTCCGGCCTGGCAGGCGCAGACCTAGCGGCCCTGGCCCTCTCCACTGGCCTCACGTGTCGCGCCACTTTCAAACTGAGGTCCCTGTGGCAGCCTCCGTAGGCAAGAGATACCAAAGACACtgctttcctgtgtttttttttaatttttggggttGTGGGGAGTATGAATAGCTACTGAATGGAATGGAAGGAATATAGCACAATTAGTAAAGGGAATGTCTTGGATCTGTATGCATTGGGAAGAGTTTCTAAGGGGAAAAGCAAGTTAGAGACAACACTTAGACTCTGAGCCCATTTATGTTAGATATATGGGTACATGTGTGACATATTTAGGAAAAGGCTACGAGAAACCCCTCAAGTAGGTGGTAGTGGTACCTTTGGGAAGAAGAGATCGGGTACAGGAAAGGTGATTTTTCACTATGCTTGATTATGTCTATATTATTTGTCCTTTTCAATGAAAcagtattttttgagagagagagagagactgagagaaagagagagagagagagagaaagcaaacccATGCTTGCTCACACtttagcagggaaggggcggagggagagggggagagagaatcttaagcaggctccacacccagcttggagctcaatctcatgagatcatgacctgagcctgaaatcaagagttggacacccaaccaactgagccactcaggtgcccctttaaaaatatattttattgaggcgcctgggtggctcagtcggttaagcgtctgacttcggctcaggtcatgatctcacagttcgtgagttcgagccccgcgtcaggctctgtgctgacagctcggagcctggagcctgcttcacattctgtgtctccctctctctctgccccttccctgctcatgctgtgtctctctctgtctcaaaaataaataaacattaaaaaaaatttttttaaataaaaatatattttatttgtgatacattttttttaaaggcagtggCCATAAGAAAAATAGCACATGTTGGTGATTTTGAACCCCCACAGTGCTTTATAGCATATTGTATAGCAGGTatctactgcttttttttttcttttttaatttttatgttcctGAAACTGCTTTGATCCAATTTGTTctagagaggaggggaaagaaccAATTACTACGTGGATTTCTCTGTGAGGAACTGCTCCAGTAGCCGCCATTTTCCCAGGCACTATAATGTGAGTATAATAAATGTCTGTGAAATACTAGGTAACATTTAGAGaccacctactatatgccaggaacCTGTCCAAGTGCTTTACACATATGTTATTAACCCCCCAACCACTCAATAAGGTAGGTCTTATTTTTATCTCTGACTtagagatggagaaactgaggcacagacgaGTGACTCATGAGACTGTGATTTTACAATATACACCACACTTAAACTTAACACTGAGGTTTTTTCTAACCCGTTAGGATTAAAGACTTAGCTAAAACTAATAACAGGCTTATATTAAGAGCCTACACATCAGTGggtgcctgtgttctcttcatctcatttattcctcacagtggCCCCATGTGACAAATGTGGAGCTGAGGATCAGCAAAGTAAGTGTCTTGCCCAGTGTTCATAACCAAGCTGAGATTGGAATCCAGTTCTCCTAAGGCTCCATGCAGTGGGCTTTTTTCTCCTAATCACTTATAAATGGATACTCCTGTATCTGCTGAAATATCTTATTAATAATACTCAGCATTTGTGTGTAGTTTACATGCATACTATTGCTTCATTGGATCCCTGTAACAACCCTGCTGAAGAGAAGCAAACGCCTGCCTCCATTTCCCTAGGACAGAACAGCCTAGAAGtttaaccacttttttttaaattttttttttaaagtttttatttatttttgacagagagagagagacagagcatgagtgggggaggggcagagagagagggagacacagaatcggaagcaggctccaggctccgagctgtcagcacagagcctgatgcggggctcaaactcacgaaccgtgagatcatgacttgagccgaagtcggacgctcaatggactgagccacccaggcacccctagaaggtTAACCACTTAACCTCAGGGCACTTAGCTAGAAAATGTTAGGACATAGGATTTTAACAATGGCCTTCTGATTTCAAGGCCAGGATAATCCTGAGGTTTAACAACAGGCTCTCTAGGGTCAAAAGCAAGGaagcattcattcattagttcctTTTCTGGCTGTTCAACATTCCTGCCTGAAGCAGTTCTAGAATCTTGCTTAGTGGCCACCAGAAAAGacacctccctctcccactcccttctTCAACAAATCCTTAATAATCTTGGTGTGGGTGATGCCATGCAGAAACATGGCAGCTGGAAAAGAGGGGTCTCAATGTTAAGTGTTTTGCagcataatctcatttaattaagCCCTCCCACATCCCAAAGATAGTTAgtattgtgcccattttacaaagactggattttagaaattttaagtaatttgcctgaaCTCACACAACTAATAAATGGTGAAGCCAGAATTAACATAGGTCTGTCTGACTGCAAAACTATTCTCAGACCTCAGTGATTATCTGTCTCTTCTAGAAAAGCATTTCTTCTTGTCCTAGTCTACCTTTGACAGCTGGGTTTAGGAGACTCTGGGGCATAGGGGTGCAAGCCAGCGGTAGCCTCTGTACTCCCAGTAAGGCCCGCGGATGGTTACTTTGACAGGGTCCCGCAAGCCATTTTCATACTGGTTCCTTCCTTTCCAATACTTTCCTTCAAGGGACTGGATAAAGTTGTATACAAATCCCTCTTCTACACCACTCTTAATTCTCTCTAGGCACAGGCAATTTGGGTCTTCGGTGCAGAAGGGTTGGCCTAAGGCAGGGCATCAATGATGTGGTTTCCTCACTGACCCCCGTGGGAAAGCTCAGCACTGGTCACCACTCAGGGAAGAAAACCACAGCAACTTGAAGTGAGACACTTTGGAACCTGCACTTTCTTCTAGGAAAGATTATTAAATAATTAGTGGAGAAATTTGATAATAGTACCCTGATTGTTCTaaagctctttttctttcccaaatgtcTGAAAGTTTACAACTATAGCTGGGAACCTTCATACCAGCTGCACAGAAATAGACGCTCACAcgaatacacacatgcacaccctaACAGGCTTATCTCTTCTTTATAGGCCTTTGGATTCTGCAGAGCAGATTTGTCCTATGATGTAGGAGTCTCAGACTTGGAAACCCCAAATGACATTGCCATAAACTGTGAAGTCTTCAACTTGGAGGTGGGTTGCCTAAGGAGTCCTTATCAGAAGCAGGCCAGactaagaaatattttcagacacagagtgtattttgttgttatagctctgggggtggaggggagaaagagaaagagagaggcagagaggtaaGAGGTGGCTGAAAAGAAATACAGGGAGAATAGTCCCTGGGGAAGGGGTACTATTGCTGGTATGActcaaaaagcataaaaaaattccaagaacTGGGGAGAGGTAAGATTCGTAAAGTAAAAATCATAACCAATTCAGTCACCCTCTAATGAATATGAAAATGGCCCTTATAGTTAAGGCACCAGTGCTGAGACAataatttcttggggcgcctgggtggctcagtcggttaagcggctgacttcggctcaggtcatgatctcgcggtccgtgagttcaagccccgcatcgggctctgtgctgacagctcagagcctggaccctgtttcagattctgtgtctccttctctctgaccctcccccattcatgctctgtctctctctgtctcaaaaataaataaacgtaaaaaaaaaaaccttaaaaaaataaataaataaaaataatttctaactttTATTATTAAGCATAGAGCCTAAGGGGAATGAATTAGCCTCAAACATATTATATAAAGATAcataaactgaggcacaaagcaATATTTCACATCTGTGCCAGAAAGCTTTGTTCTATACCAAGGCATTCATTACAGTGCTTTTCACGTCAgcaaaaaacctgaaaataatccaaatgtccatatgccagaccaaaaaacaaaatgggggaggggcgtgACAGGTTTGTCACCGTGAACATGGCTCCacagctttaaaaacaattttttttaatgtttattctttgagagaaagatcacgagcaggggaggggaagagagagggagacgcagaatctgaagcaggctccaggctccgagctgtcagcacagagcctgacgtggggctcgacctcatgaactgtgagatcatgacctgagctaaagtcagatgcttaactgactgagccatccaggcatcgcatccacagattttttttaaattaaaatctgaagaaggaggagagggaagaggtgaAGTACTCATCCTTTAAGACTAAGAGATGCTTGTACCATAAAGCCTCAGAACTCTGTTGAGGTTATTAAGTATAAGGCACTAGTTTTCCAAATGTTGATCTACAGATGAATACCATCTAGAATATAATTTCACCATTTTAtgctgaaatgagaaaaatggggataataaataCTGTTTCCTAATACAACATTTATTCCATCTGAAGAACCACTCTTTACTCTGAGATTATCTTTCTGACTCTTGTGTTATCAAAATATTACTATTGTGAAATAATGATGACGGTAGATGATAGTCTTTGTATTTCAAGTGTCAACTTGGGGGGATAAAAGCTTGAGAATACTGTTTTGctatcctatttttaaaagtggaattgTGGAATACAAAAGTCTGCAGGCCCTAGGTCTAAATCAAGTTGTGCATCTAACTTCTTTTGTGTTCCGTAATAATATTCACTTTTCTGTATCCTTTAATAGAATGGTAGAAACATCAGTGGCATACAACAGCATTTCGGCCATCCCCTCCACCCTGGGGGGCATGAGCATTCTCTTGCTGGCAAGCCTCCATTTAAGCCTGATGAATTTAGAGATCACCACCATCCCCACAAGCCACATGAACTTGGATGTCTTCCTCCTCTAGAAGACAAAAGTCAAACAGACAGACCACCATTTCAGGCAGAAGCCCCCCAAGTTTCGCCTGTTCCAGAGTTAAAAtgtcatcatccccattttggcACCAATAGGACCCATGGACACCCTCATAA
Coding sequences within:
- the HRG gene encoding histidine-rich glycoprotein; translation: MCVYLQKVCIKFSAGTYCSKGWFPHFNKMRAFTATLLLIPFFTLQNSCALRPTDCDATEPLARKVLDLINKGRWKGYLFQLLRVADAHLDKVESAAVYYLVLDVKESDCPVLSRKHWDDCDPALSKRVSEIVIGQCKVIATYLNESQDLRLNDFNCTTSSVSSALANTKDSPVLFDFFEDTQPYRDQANKALEKYKRENGDFAFFRVDRVERVARARGGERTNYYVDFSVRNCSSSRHFPRHYNAFGFCRADLSYDVGVSDLETPNDIAINCEVFNLENGRNISGIQQHFGHPLHPGGHEHSLAGKPPFKPDEFRDHHHPHKPHELGCLPPLEDKSQTDRPPFQAEAPQVSPVPELKCHHPHFGTNRTHGHPHNHSSSKHHPHGPPPHGHHPHGHHPHGPPPHGHHPHGHHPHGPPPHGHHPHRHHPHGHHPHGHPPHGHHPHRHHPHGHHPHGHHPHGHDFLDHGPCDPPPHSEDPQDHHQHRHGPPIRHSEQRSPGKRHFHFHWRQIGYIYRLSPLKKGEVLPLPEANFPSFSLPDHSNALNPKIQPFPQSASESCPGVFESEFSQVLNFFAYTLPKSDFLDGEKLMF